One genomic region from Reichenbachiella ulvae encodes:
- a CDS encoding HU family DNA-binding protein, with protein sequence MPIKFNVIERGQPGVAGGGQKKYYASAKMSGELDIDQLTKSIERTSTVNGADIRAVLYSLVEVASEELSRGNIVRLGDLGSMRVSISSEGLPTEEEVTANAIKSSKVLFTPGKRLKEMQKVLEYQKA encoded by the coding sequence ATGCCGATTAAATTTAATGTAATCGAACGGGGACAACCCGGAGTGGCCGGAGGTGGCCAAAAGAAGTACTATGCCAGTGCCAAGATGAGTGGCGAGCTGGACATAGACCAACTGACCAAATCTATCGAAAGAACCAGCACCGTCAATGGAGCAGACATAAGAGCCGTGCTCTACTCTCTGGTAGAAGTCGCCTCTGAGGAGCTGAGTCGCGGCAATATCGTGCGCCTGGGAGATCTGGGCAGCATGCGTGTCTCCATCAGTAGTGAGGGTCTACCCACCGAAGAAGAAGTAACGGCCAATGCCATTAAAAGCAGTAAGGTACTCTTCACCCCTGGCAAGCGACTCAAGGAGATGCAGAAGGTGCTAGAGTACCAAAAGGCCTAG
- a CDS encoding T9SS type A sorting domain-containing protein, with amino-acid sequence MDNNAENSNELEKEAESNSTKLSASYKVVLFNSTQKKVYPSNFKKESNINTSHLPEGLYFLKISQNGNIVYEQTVIIQ; translated from the coding sequence ATAGACAATAATGCCGAAAATTCTAACGAACTAGAAAAAGAAGCAGAATCTAACTCGACTAAACTATCGGCTTCCTACAAAGTAGTGTTGTTCAACTCTACCCAGAAAAAAGTTTACCCAAGCAATTTCAAAAAAGAAAGCAACATCAATACGAGTCATTTACCTGAAGGACTTTATTTTTTAAAAATCAGCCAGAATGGTAATATAGTTTATGAACAAACTGTGATAATACAATAA
- a CDS encoding cell wall-active antibiotics response protein, with translation MNHTNRRASLGIIMIVIGILFLLDNLHVIDFSIPRYLFTWQMILVVIGIFQFATGNQRGGVILISLGVIFWIPDYFDISFRQYWPVFLIAIGLSFFFKSRTGKLRQNTDSDQIDHLAVLGGTNQTINSKKFAGGKITSIFGGVELDLRQSSLEEGQAMIDCFVTFGAVKLFVPDDWVVNYEATTVFGGYKDKRAHKPTEYFGNVLTVKGLVLFGGVELIS, from the coding sequence ATGAACCATACAAATCGCAGAGCATCCCTGGGTATCATCATGATTGTGATCGGGATCTTATTTTTGCTCGACAATCTCCACGTCATAGACTTTTCCATCCCGCGCTACTTGTTTACCTGGCAGATGATACTGGTAGTCATCGGTATATTCCAGTTTGCCACGGGCAACCAAAGAGGGGGTGTGATTTTGATATCATTGGGTGTTATTTTCTGGATTCCAGACTATTTCGACATCAGCTTTAGACAGTATTGGCCTGTCTTCCTGATTGCGATCGGACTCAGTTTTTTTTTCAAAAGTCGGACCGGAAAACTCCGCCAAAACACTGACTCAGACCAAATAGATCATCTCGCCGTACTCGGCGGCACCAACCAAACCATCAACAGCAAGAAATTTGCGGGAGGTAAAATCACTTCCATCTTCGGTGGAGTAGAGTTGGATTTGAGACAGTCTTCTCTAGAGGAAGGCCAAGCGATGATCGATTGCTTTGTAACCTTCGGGGCAGTCAAACTTTTCGTGCCTGACGACTGGGTGGTCAACTACGAAGCAACTACTGTTTTCGGTGGATACAAAGACAAACGTGCTCACAAACCCACAGAATACTTCGGTAATGTATTGACTGTAAAAGGTCTCGTGCTATTCGGTGGAGTAGAGTTGATTAGCTAG
- a CDS encoding NAD-dependent epimerase/dehydratase family protein, translating into MMNSPDLNEPNPHILSREFPVLVTGGAGYMASWLVKYLLEDGYKVRVTVRKLDDEDRYRHLTKIAERSKGSLELFEADLLDPEAFKNCMNGCNIVFHTASPYKTKGIKNPQKELIDPSFEGTRNVLNAVNKAHSVRKVIFTSAISAIYGDATDIKGLEVDAFTEAYWNKSSNLKYQPLGFAKTVAEREAWKIHDEQSRWKMATLNPALCIGPSLTTYSMSRSFDFIRQLADGTYEAGVPDLQYGLVDVRDVAHAHIFAAQDEYATGRFILAHEVKSMLEVATILRKKFGDSFPFPTKLLSNRMLYFFGFTKGLSRKFVMENVGKTLKIDNTKSRHELGVYYKPIDEAAIEMLDFIVDYNMLK; encoded by the coding sequence ATGATGAATAGCCCTGATCTTAACGAACCCAACCCTCATATACTTAGCAGGGAATTTCCGGTATTGGTTACTGGAGGAGCGGGCTACATGGCATCCTGGCTGGTCAAGTACCTGCTCGAGGATGGCTACAAGGTGAGAGTGACAGTTCGCAAACTCGACGATGAAGATCGCTACCGACATCTGACGAAAATCGCAGAGAGGTCTAAGGGTAGTTTGGAGCTATTCGAAGCAGATCTATTAGATCCCGAGGCTTTCAAAAACTGTATGAACGGCTGCAACATTGTATTCCATACAGCCTCCCCTTACAAAACGAAGGGTATCAAAAATCCACAAAAAGAATTGATCGATCCTTCTTTTGAAGGTACTCGAAATGTCTTGAATGCTGTCAATAAAGCACACTCGGTACGAAAGGTGATTTTCACCAGTGCCATCTCAGCCATCTATGGAGATGCTACCGACATCAAGGGTCTGGAAGTAGACGCCTTTACTGAAGCTTATTGGAATAAAAGTTCAAATCTCAAATATCAGCCGCTGGGATTTGCCAAAACCGTAGCAGAACGGGAAGCCTGGAAAATCCACGATGAACAGTCTCGCTGGAAAATGGCTACCTTAAATCCAGCCCTTTGTATCGGCCCCTCTCTTACGACCTATAGCATGTCAAGAAGTTTTGATTTTATCCGTCAGCTAGCAGATGGGACATATGAAGCCGGCGTGCCTGATCTGCAATATGGATTGGTAGACGTACGAGACGTAGCACATGCACATATTTTTGCCGCGCAAGATGAATACGCTACGGGCCGCTTTATTTTGGCTCATGAAGTCAAATCCATGCTGGAAGTTGCCACTATTCTGAGGAAAAAGTTTGGTGATAGCTTCCCATTCCCTACCAAGCTGCTTTCCAATCGTATGCTTTACTTCTTTGGATTCACGAAGGGACTCAGCAGAAAATTCGTAATGGAAAATGTAGGGAAAACGCTAAAAATCGACAACACCAAAAGTCGACACGAGCTCGGCGTGTACTACAAACCTATCGATGAAGCAGCCATAGAAATGCTAGATTTCATCGTCGATTACAACATGCTCAAATAA
- a CDS encoding DUF5916 domain-containing protein — MIRKVILGWILLIGMGNVWAQSDTTQTKVYTTAQLQSEIVIDGLLDDPAWSQVDWGGDFIGHRPEYNVAPSQKTQFKILYDAKYLYVGVRSFDTEPDKIARRMSRRDGFEGDFVEINIDSYHDKRTAFSFSASVSGVKGDEYVSNNGSNWDSTWDPIWYLKTSIDEEGWIAEFKIPLSQLRFADKEEHVWGLQLTRRLFRKEERSTWQPVDPNAPGWVHLFGELRGIKGIKPQKQLEIMPYVVGSAETFKKEEENPFREDGYELNANVGVDAKIGITSDITLDLTVNPDFGQVESDPSAVNLSAFRLFFREQRPFFLEGSNIMSFRTSGGINNLYYSRRIGGKPQGNADADDVAYIDAPNQSRILGAAKITGKNAKGFSWGILESFTNREYAQVIDTLGDRRKEKIAPYSNYLVARAQQDYGDGKTVVGAYFSNVNRFNNNENGLELLHDDAQSGGVDINHNFANRNYGFEFKAMVSRVNGSEEAIYETQTSAERYYQRPDNDHRSVDSTLTTLYGSAGTLAFGKRSGNWRWTIGSNYKSPGLELNDVGFLVQTDIINNWAWTQYRINKPTKLFRSQRYRAYIESNLDFGGVTTNKGGEINMNWDFHNLWSAGTGLWRQGSRISNADLRGGPSITYPGGFNYWYWFETNSRKKISFSYNNSYYWGDEDFSKNVNFRFSVNYQPTDALRVSLSPRVSHRRNALQYIDQIEDAEQMHYLMGEVQQQTYSMSLRANYNITPNLTIELWAQPFMASGQYQKFKFDSDTNAGEFEDRFLDLNTQYVYDEDQSYYTIDGYNGLQFDDPDFNIVEFRSNLVTRWEYIPGSTLFLVWSNNGGQFDRSEKNEFSDLSANLKGLESTNTFLIKYTYRFIL; from the coding sequence ATGATTCGCAAGGTTATTTTAGGCTGGATTCTATTGATAGGAATGGGAAATGTATGGGCCCAGTCTGACACCACTCAAACGAAAGTTTATACCACAGCTCAGTTACAGTCAGAAATTGTAATCGATGGGTTACTAGACGATCCTGCCTGGTCTCAGGTAGATTGGGGAGGAGACTTCATTGGCCACAGACCCGAATACAACGTAGCTCCTAGTCAAAAAACGCAATTCAAAATCCTCTATGATGCCAAATACCTCTATGTAGGGGTTCGCTCCTTTGATACCGAGCCAGATAAAATCGCTCGTCGAATGTCTCGAAGAGATGGATTTGAAGGGGATTTTGTAGAAATCAATATCGACAGCTACCACGACAAGCGCACGGCCTTCTCCTTTTCTGCCTCGGTTTCGGGAGTGAAAGGGGACGAATATGTCTCCAACAACGGCAGCAACTGGGACTCCACCTGGGACCCCATTTGGTACCTGAAGACAAGCATCGACGAAGAAGGCTGGATCGCCGAGTTCAAAATTCCACTCTCCCAATTGCGATTTGCAGACAAAGAAGAACATGTCTGGGGGCTGCAATTGACCCGACGTTTGTTCAGAAAAGAAGAACGCTCCACATGGCAACCTGTGGATCCAAATGCGCCTGGATGGGTTCACTTATTTGGTGAATTAAGAGGCATAAAAGGAATAAAACCTCAGAAGCAATTAGAAATCATGCCCTATGTGGTAGGCTCTGCTGAGACCTTTAAAAAAGAAGAGGAAAACCCTTTTCGAGAGGACGGCTATGAGCTAAATGCCAATGTAGGTGTGGATGCTAAAATCGGAATCACCTCGGACATAACTTTGGACTTAACAGTCAATCCTGATTTTGGACAGGTAGAGTCCGATCCTTCTGCCGTCAATCTCAGTGCTTTTCGACTTTTCTTCAGAGAGCAGCGCCCCTTCTTTCTGGAGGGTAGCAATATCATGAGTTTCCGAACCAGCGGTGGGATCAACAACCTGTATTATTCGCGACGCATAGGAGGCAAACCTCAAGGCAATGCTGATGCTGATGATGTAGCCTATATCGATGCGCCTAACCAAAGTAGAATTTTGGGGGCTGCCAAAATCACCGGCAAAAATGCCAAAGGCTTTTCATGGGGTATCTTGGAATCTTTTACCAATCGTGAATATGCTCAGGTGATTGATACCCTCGGAGATCGAAGAAAAGAAAAAATCGCTCCCTACAGCAACTATCTGGTGGCGCGTGCTCAGCAGGACTATGGGGATGGCAAAACGGTAGTCGGCGCCTACTTCAGCAATGTCAACCGCTTCAACAACAACGAAAATGGGCTGGAACTGCTGCACGACGATGCACAATCCGGAGGAGTAGACATCAACCACAACTTTGCCAACCGCAACTATGGTTTTGAGTTCAAAGCCATGGTCAGCAGAGTCAATGGATCAGAAGAAGCGATATACGAAACACAAACCTCAGCTGAGCGCTATTACCAGCGCCCAGACAACGACCACAGATCAGTAGATAGCACATTGACCACTCTTTATGGTTCGGCAGGTACGTTGGCATTTGGCAAGCGCAGTGGCAACTGGCGCTGGACCATAGGCAGCAACTACAAATCGCCGGGTCTGGAACTGAATGATGTGGGTTTTCTGGTCCAAACCGATATCATTAACAATTGGGCATGGACCCAATACCGTATCAACAAGCCAACGAAGCTGTTCAGAAGTCAACGATACAGAGCATATATAGAATCCAACCTGGATTTTGGAGGTGTCACCACCAACAAAGGTGGAGAAATCAATATGAACTGGGACTTTCACAATCTCTGGAGCGCAGGCACCGGACTGTGGAGACAAGGCAGCAGAATTTCCAATGCTGACCTGAGAGGGGGGCCTTCGATCACCTATCCTGGAGGATTCAATTACTGGTACTGGTTTGAAACCAACAGTAGAAAAAAAATAAGTTTCAGTTATAACAACAGCTACTACTGGGGAGATGAAGACTTTTCGAAGAATGTCAATTTTAGATTTTCTGTCAACTACCAACCCACAGATGCCCTAAGGGTCTCCTTGTCCCCAAGAGTTTCTCATAGAAGAAATGCCCTGCAATACATCGATCAAATAGAAGATGCCGAACAAATGCACTATCTGATGGGAGAGGTACAGCAGCAAACCTATAGCATGTCTCTGCGCGCCAACTACAACATCACTCCTAATCTTACCATTGAGCTTTGGGCACAACCCTTCATGGCCAGTGGTCAATATCAAAAATTCAAATTTGATAGTGATACTAATGCCGGAGAGTTCGAAGACCGTTTCCTCGACCTAAACACTCAATATGTGTATGATGAAGATCAATCTTACTATACCATAGATGGCTACAACGGATTACAATTTGACGATCCTGACTTCAACATTGTAGAATTCCGATCGAACCTCGTGACTCGATGGGAATACATTCCAGGCTCTACCCTATTTCTGGTTTGGTCGAATAATGGAGGGCAATTCGATCGCTCAGAAAAAAATGAATTCAGCGACTTAAGCGCTAACCTGAAAGGTCTGGAATCCACCAATACTTTTCTGATCAAGTATACCTATCGCTTCATCCTTTGA
- a CDS encoding DinB family protein, which translates to MSGMLTSFEALFNTDLDRLKTELESYESDAQLWKIEGTIGNSGGTLIVHLCGNLQHFFGAVMGGSDYQRDRDGEFSKKDVSKSELLEEIEKSRQAVKNGLQALSEDMLESNFPLEVFGHPMTYGYFLIRLQGHLNYHLGQINYHRRLIKG; encoded by the coding sequence ATGAGTGGCATGCTGACGTCATTTGAGGCTTTATTTAATACAGATCTAGATCGACTCAAAACTGAACTAGAATCCTACGAAAGTGACGCTCAGCTCTGGAAGATAGAAGGTACCATTGGAAACTCTGGTGGTACTCTCATAGTTCATCTTTGTGGAAATCTTCAGCATTTTTTTGGGGCTGTGATGGGAGGCTCTGATTACCAAAGAGACAGAGATGGAGAATTTTCAAAGAAAGATGTTTCTAAATCCGAATTGCTTGAGGAAATAGAAAAATCCCGACAGGCAGTAAAAAATGGATTACAGGCTCTTTCTGAAGATATGCTTGAATCCAATTTCCCCCTCGAAGTTTTCGGGCATCCGATGACGTACGGATATTTTCTCATCCGACTGCAGGGACATCTCAATTATCATCTGGGGCAGATCAACTACCACCGTCGCTTGATCAAAGGATGA
- the folE gene encoding GTP cyclohydrolase I FolE, which produces MKQKETMSNTPSDSNLDDLMDEHFASSFDTPLRADAFEMDDELKKELIAKHFKEIMQILGLDLTDDSLAGTPRRVAKMYVEEVFSGLNPKNKPKARLFENKFGYDQMLVEKDITFYSHCEHHFVPIYGKAHVAYISSGEVIGLSKINRIVQYYSKRPQVQERLTVQIANELKDVLKTEDVGVVIDANHMCVSSRGVGDTNSKTGTAHFSGKFLEEKYKNEFLNYINSPGSNQI; this is translated from the coding sequence ATGAAACAAAAAGAAACTATGTCGAATACCCCGTCTGATTCCAACCTGGATGATTTAATGGATGAGCACTTTGCTTCTTCCTTTGATACCCCGCTTAGAGCAGATGCTTTCGAGATGGACGATGAGTTGAAGAAAGAACTGATCGCCAAGCATTTCAAAGAGATCATGCAGATTCTTGGTTTGGACTTGACTGACGACAGCCTCGCAGGTACCCCTCGTCGGGTGGCCAAGATGTATGTGGAGGAGGTGTTCAGCGGATTGAATCCAAAGAACAAGCCGAAGGCACGCCTATTCGAAAACAAATTTGGCTATGACCAAATGCTGGTAGAAAAGGACATCACTTTCTACTCTCACTGTGAGCACCACTTCGTGCCGATCTATGGCAAAGCGCATGTGGCCTATATCTCCAGTGGAGAGGTGATTGGTTTGTCAAAGATCAATCGTATCGTTCAATATTACTCGAAGCGTCCGCAGGTTCAGGAGCGACTGACTGTGCAGATTGCCAATGAGCTGAAGGATGTATTGAAGACAGAAGATGTAGGAGTGGTCATAGATGCCAATCACATGTGTGTTTCTTCCAGAGGAGTAGGAGACACGAACAGCAAGACAGGAACGGCACATTTTAGTGGCAAGTTTCTGGAAGAGAAATACAAAAATGAATTCCTGAATTATATCAATTCACCAGGATCAAACCAGATATAA
- a CDS encoding 6-pyruvoyl trahydropterin synthase family protein: MKTAVIREEHFNAAHRLHNPNWSDEKNAQVFGKCNSPNYHGHNYELHVKVTGEIDPETGYVYDIKVLSDLIKEKVIERFDHKNLNLDVAEFKELNPTAENIVVVIYDLLRKEIDDKYDLNIQLYETKRNYVEYPV; this comes from the coding sequence ATGAAAACAGCCGTCATAAGGGAAGAACATTTCAATGCTGCACATCGCTTGCACAATCCAAATTGGTCCGATGAAAAAAATGCCCAAGTGTTCGGAAAATGCAATAGCCCCAATTATCATGGACACAATTACGAACTGCACGTAAAGGTGACTGGAGAGATTGACCCGGAGACGGGATATGTCTATGATATCAAGGTGCTAAGTGATTTGATCAAAGAAAAAGTGATTGAACGCTTCGATCACAAAAATTTGAATTTGGATGTGGCAGAGTTTAAAGAACTGAACCCCACAGCAGAAAATATAGTAGTGGTCATCTATGATTTGTTGAGGAAGGAAATCGACGATAAGTATGACTTAAATATTCAATTGTATGAAACAAAAAGAAACTATGTCGAATACCCCGTCTGA
- a CDS encoding phosphoadenylyl-sulfate reductase, whose amino-acid sequence MDFEEIKSSIIKYQEDGKKLFTTSSFQTHSIVLLHLLSRIDNNIPVYCLNTGYLFPETIAYKDQLADEFGLTIKDIKPDVPKSIQKDSEGKLLFASDPDLCCYYNKVQPMDKLLSDYDIWINGIRKDQNANRAKMRVEEPSKMNTVRFHPMLEWTNKMIFDYIKEYNLPRHPLDQVGYSSIGCEPCTRKPSLEMMEREARWYGMNKTECGLHTELVSK is encoded by the coding sequence ATGGATTTTGAAGAGATCAAAAGTAGCATCATTAAGTATCAGGAAGATGGCAAGAAACTATTTACCACTTCCTCCTTTCAGACACACAGTATCGTTCTGCTTCATTTGTTGAGCCGAATAGACAACAATATACCTGTCTACTGTCTGAACACAGGCTACTTATTTCCAGAAACGATCGCTTACAAAGATCAACTAGCAGACGAATTTGGTCTTACGATCAAGGACATCAAACCAGATGTGCCCAAGAGTATCCAAAAGGACTCAGAAGGCAAATTGCTTTTCGCTTCCGATCCAGATCTGTGCTGCTATTACAACAAGGTGCAGCCCATGGACAAACTTCTGTCTGACTATGACATCTGGATCAATGGTATCCGAAAAGATCAGAATGCCAATCGTGCCAAAATGCGCGTCGAAGAGCCATCCAAGATGAATACGGTTCGTTTTCACCCCATGCTGGAGTGGACCAACAAGATGATTTTTGATTATATCAAAGAATACAACTTGCCACGTCACCCACTGGATCAGGTAGGGTATAGCAGTATCGGTTGTGAGCCTTGTACACGCAAGCCAAGTCTGGAAATGATGGAAAGAGAAGCCAGATGGTACGGAATGAACAAAACAGAATGTGGTCTCCACACAGAATTAGTTAGTAAATAA
- a CDS encoding NAD-dependent epimerase/dehydratase family protein, protein MKVLVTGGAGYIGTRLIKKLSANKKIEKIIVYDNLMRGNYNLFLGDKFIHGESIEFIKGDLLDSRKLKNALKGVDVVFHLAAKATSPFANVNLHYYEQINNWGTAELTYAIEESDVKKFVYLSSMGVYGFSNDPITEDHDVNPASFYAISKQRGEDHVKRLSKVHNPIILRCGNVYGYSRSMRFDAVINKFVFEANFNGRLSIHGSGNQKRAFIHISSIADILEQIAVKEIPSDTYNVSERNMSVLDIVDVLKELKPELEFLFINQQNDYNQQLVSAEQKLKQYIPYSDEESFKDQMIEFLNSFSY, encoded by the coding sequence ATGAAAGTATTAGTAACAGGGGGAGCGGGATACATCGGCACCCGATTGATCAAAAAGCTAAGTGCAAATAAGAAAATAGAAAAGATCATCGTGTATGACAACCTCATGCGCGGCAATTACAACCTTTTCTTAGGTGATAAATTTATCCATGGTGAGTCGATTGAATTCATCAAAGGGGATTTGTTGGATTCCAGAAAACTGAAAAATGCACTGAAAGGTGTGGATGTGGTTTTTCACCTGGCTGCTAAGGCTACCAGTCCTTTCGCCAATGTGAACCTGCACTACTACGAGCAAATCAACAACTGGGGTACAGCAGAGCTGACCTATGCGATCGAAGAAAGCGATGTGAAAAAATTCGTCTACCTGAGCAGCATGGGTGTATATGGTTTCTCGAATGATCCTATCACTGAAGATCACGATGTGAATCCAGCATCCTTCTACGCCATCTCTAAACAAAGAGGCGAAGATCATGTGAAGCGACTAAGCAAGGTACATAACCCTATCATCCTGAGATGTGGAAACGTGTATGGCTACAGCAGAAGCATGCGCTTTGATGCTGTGATAAACAAGTTTGTATTCGAAGCGAATTTTAATGGCAGGCTATCTATTCATGGAAGTGGTAACCAGAAAAGAGCTTTCATCCACATCTCTTCTATTGCTGATATCCTGGAGCAAATTGCGGTAAAAGAAATCCCATCTGACACTTACAATGTATCGGAGAGAAACATGTCTGTATTGGATATTGTGGATGTGTTGAAAGAATTGAAGCCGGAATTGGAATTCCTTTTCATCAATCAACAGAACGACTACAATCAGCAGCTGGTCAGTGCAGAACAAAAACTGAAGCAGTACATCCCCTACAGTGATGAGGAATCATTCAAAGATCAGATGATCGAGTTTTTGAATAGCTTCAGCTATTAA
- a CDS encoding glycoside hydrolase family 30 protein codes for MIKKTMIYAFMGLILGSCAKHDNGESTTETEDSFLAGVEVYITESEGESRLTRADELILDEEKESRVRLEIDPAQRFQVMDGFGFALTGGSASHLNAMSSSAREALLQELFGSGPKDIGLSYIRISIGASDLDAEVYSYNDLPAGEIDLEQNNFSIDREKEVLIPLLKEIKTINPAIKIMASPWSPPVWMKSNGESKGGQLLEQYYDTYARYFVKYFQAMKEEGIDIDAMTIQNEPLHPGNNPSMKMLPEEQANFIKRSLGPAFEAAGINTKILLYDHNADRPDYPISILDDLEVRKYVEGSAFHLYGGKIDALTEVHNAHPDKGLYFTEQWFGAPGNFAGDLMWHFKVLMIGAPRNWSKNVIEWNLSSAPDLQPHTDGGCTRCLGGITIDGDQVTRNSGYYSVAHASKYVPGGSVRIASTKSEEIPNVCFETPEGRLVMLAINESQESKEMSVSSDGGRFAVRIPAGSIATLLW; via the coding sequence ATGATTAAAAAAACAATGATATATGCTTTCATGGGCCTGATATTGGGTTCTTGTGCGAAGCATGACAATGGAGAAAGCACAACGGAAACTGAAGATTCGTTTCTAGCTGGTGTAGAGGTTTATATCACAGAAAGTGAAGGGGAGAGTAGGTTGACCCGTGCCGATGAGCTGATTCTCGATGAAGAAAAAGAAAGCAGGGTTAGACTTGAGATTGATCCTGCACAAAGGTTTCAGGTGATGGATGGTTTTGGTTTTGCTTTGACTGGGGGCAGTGCCAGCCACTTGAATGCCATGAGCAGCTCAGCTAGAGAAGCTTTGCTGCAAGAGCTTTTTGGGTCGGGACCAAAGGATATCGGATTGTCATACATCCGGATCAGCATAGGCGCCTCGGATCTGGATGCTGAGGTTTATTCTTACAACGATTTACCAGCAGGGGAAATTGATTTGGAACAAAACAATTTCTCTATAGATCGAGAAAAGGAAGTACTGATTCCCTTATTGAAAGAAATCAAAACCATCAATCCAGCCATCAAAATCATGGCTTCTCCCTGGTCTCCGCCTGTTTGGATGAAAAGTAACGGAGAAAGCAAGGGGGGTCAGTTGTTGGAGCAGTACTATGATACTTACGCCAGGTATTTTGTCAAGTATTTCCAGGCTATGAAGGAAGAAGGTATTGACATAGACGCGATGACTATCCAGAATGAACCCCTTCATCCCGGCAACAATCCGAGCATGAAGATGCTACCAGAGGAGCAGGCCAACTTCATCAAAAGAAGTTTAGGACCCGCTTTTGAAGCAGCTGGAATCAACACCAAAATTTTGCTCTATGATCACAATGCGGATAGGCCGGATTATCCGATTAGTATATTGGATGATCTAGAGGTAAGAAAGTATGTAGAAGGTTCGGCTTTTCATTTGTATGGCGGGAAAATTGATGCCTTGACTGAGGTGCACAATGCCCATCCGGACAAAGGCTTGTACTTCACTGAACAATGGTTTGGTGCACCTGGAAATTTTGCGGGAGATCTGATGTGGCACTTCAAAGTGCTGATGATCGGTGCGCCTCGCAATTGGAGTAAGAATGTGATAGAATGGAACCTGTCGTCGGCTCCAGATCTACAGCCCCATACAGATGGAGGGTGCACCAGATGTCTGGGAGGAATAACGATAGATGGTGATCAGGTCACGAGAAACTCTGGCTACTACTCAGTAGCACATGCCTCGAAATATGTCCCTGGTGGATCAGTAAGAATTGCCTCTACGAAAAGCGAGGAAATTCCAAATGTATGCTTTGAGACGCCTGAAGGTAGACTAGTGATGCTGGCGATCAATGAAAGTCAAGAAAGTAAGGAGATGTCTGTTAGTTCTGATGGTGGGCGGTTTGCAGTGAGGATTCCTGCCGGATCTATTGCGACCTTACTTTGGTGA